GGTCAATTTCCCACCCCGCCAGATCGGCCCCTTCATGTCTGAATTTTTATGCCTCGGCTTTTCCGATGGCACTGCGGACAAAGGCATTGTGCTAATCCGCCCGGAACAGGAAGTCCCCAATGGCGAAAGGCTCTGCTAGGCGCAGGCCCCAATATACGCCACGCCGGCAGGATTTTACCGAACAGACAAAAAAACAGGCCAGTGCTTTACGCCCCGGCCTGTTTTCATTTGAAAGCCCTTTGCCTTTAACGCGCCAACACCATCGCGGCTTCACGGGTGCGGCCAACTGACCCGGCCACCTGCATCGATCCATTTTTGATCTGGTTAATCGTGGTCGTAAAACTTTCGACCGAAACCGCCATCGACTGCATATTGACCGACACCTCACCCGTCACCGCACTTTGCTCTTCCACCGCTGATGAAATACTGGTGACGTTATTCACGACACCTTCCACATCATTGCGAATGGCCCCCAGAACACCGGCAACCTCCTTGGCGATCGCCTGCACGCCGCCAATATCTGCCGATATCTGTTCCGTCGCCCGGGCGGCCTGTTTGGCAAGGTTCTTTACTTCATTTGCTACAACAGCAAAGCCTTTTCCGGCCTCGCCCGCGCGGGCAGATTCGATTGTCGCGTTCAGCGCCAAAAGGTTGATCTGGCTGGCAATATTCTGAATCACTTCAATAATGCTGCCCATCGATGAAACCACATCATCCATGCGATCGGTCGAAGCACCAGCCTCAACCGCCTTTTCAAAAACCTGATCGGTAGATAACCGCGCAGCTGACATGCTGCGTGAAATTTCAGTAATGGATGCCAGCAATTCTTCGGCACTCGCCGCTACCGCCTGCACATTGGCCGATGTTTCTTCCGATGTTCTCGATGCAAAGCTGGCCTGATCATCAAGCGAATTCAGGTTCTGGTCGATCTCGGCAAAATTGACATCAATCATCGATTTCAGATCAGACAGAAGCTGGATCTGCTCGGTAATATCAGTTGCGTATTTAACCACCTTATAGGGCACGCCATCGGGGTCGAATATCGGGTTATAGGATGCCTGGATCCATACTTCACGCCCACCCTTGGCAATGCGCTTGAACTGCTGGGCAACAAATTCACCCTGCCCCAGCGCCCGCCAGAAGGCCTGGTAATCGGCACTGCTGGCATAGTCTGCCTCTAAAAAAATACGGTGGCTTTTCCCTTTGATTTCAGCCAGCGAATATCCCATCACCGACAGGAAATTCTCGTTGGCATCAAGGATATTGCCTTTCAGGTCGAACTCGATCACGGCCTGGCTGCGGCGAATGGCATTTACCTTGCCTTCCTGGTCGGCATGGCGTTTCTCGCGCGCCGTAATATCCGTCGCCAGCTTAACAATTTTCAGCACATTGCCATTCTGGTCACAAACCGGGTTATAGCTCGCCTCGATCCAGACCCGGCTGCCATCCTTGGTATAACGGGGAAAGGCGGCCTGCTGAAACCGGCCTGCTTTCAAATCAGCCCAGAACGCTTTGTATTCGGGGGTACGAACCAGCTTTTCATCAACAAATATCGAATGATGTTTGCCTGTAATTTCTTCAAGACGATATCCCATCAGGCCAAGGAAGTTTTCATTTGCCCGAAGGATCCGTCCCTCTACGTCAAATTCAATCACTGCCAAAGATTTCTCCAACGCCAGGAGGGTTTCTTTGGCCAGAGACGCTTTATCGGACGAGAAGAAATTAAAGCAGGACATGACATACCCCATCTACTATCGCGCCGGAGCTTTGGATCATTCCATCTCTGGCAGTGCTATCGCTTGAGGGGAAAGCTAATACAGTTGTATAGATCGCCATATCCGCAAATGGGGATAACAGTCACAATTGCCTGAAAACCGTGGAATTCTTGAGACAAATCGGCGCGTTTTCAAACGGTTATCGCGCATACAAAATGGAAAAACCCGCAAAAACACAAAGGGCGCCGCTTGAAACGACGCCCTTTTGCACTCAAAACAAAGATGTCAGAGATTACTTCTCGACAAACGCCTTTTCGATCACGAAGTGACCCGGCTCGTTCATATTGCCTTCCTTGCCGCCCCATTCCAGAAGCATGGCACGGGTATCGGCAATCATCTGCGGGTTGCCACACAGCATGAAACGATCATTTTCAAGAGACGGCTTTTCCAGCCCCAGATCGTCATAAATCTTGCCCGATTCCATCAGTTCGGTGATGCGGCCCTGATGGGTGAATTCTTCACGGGTGACGGTCGGGTAATACAGAAGCTTGTTCTGAACCTCTTCGCCGAAGAATTCATTGTGCGGCAATTCATTATGGATGAATTCCTGATAGGCCAGCTCGCGCACTTCGCGGCAGCCATGCACCAGAATCACCTTTTCATAACGTTCATAGGTTTCGTAATCACGAATGACGCTCATGAACGGGGCAAGGCCTGTACCGGTGGAAAGCAGCCACAGGTTTTTGCCCGGCAACAGGTTATCATGGATCAGCGTACCGGTCGGCTTGCGCCCGACCAGGATTTTATCGCCAACCTTGATGTGCTGCAGGCGCGAGGTCAAAGGACCATTCGGCACCTTGATCGAGAAGAATTCCAGTTCTTCATCATAATTGGCGCTAACCATCGAATAGGCGCGAACAAGCGGCTTGCCCTCGACTTCGAGTCCAATCATGGCGAACTGACCATTCAGAAACC
The window above is part of the Thalassospira marina genome. Proteins encoded here:
- a CDS encoding PAS domain-containing methyl-accepting chemotaxis protein; its protein translation is MGYVMSCFNFFSSDKASLAKETLLALEKSLAVIEFDVEGRILRANENFLGLMGYRLEEITGKHHSIFVDEKLVRTPEYKAFWADLKAGRFQQAAFPRYTKDGSRVWIEASYNPVCDQNGNVLKIVKLATDITAREKRHADQEGKVNAIRRSQAVIEFDLKGNILDANENFLSVMGYSLAEIKGKSHRIFLEADYASSADYQAFWRALGQGEFVAQQFKRIAKGGREVWIQASYNPIFDPDGVPYKVVKYATDITEQIQLLSDLKSMIDVNFAEIDQNLNSLDDQASFASRTSEETSANVQAVAASAEELLASITEISRSMSAARLSTDQVFEKAVEAGASTDRMDDVVSSMGSIIEVIQNIASQINLLALNATIESARAGEAGKGFAVVANEVKNLAKQAARATEQISADIGGVQAIAKEVAGVLGAIRNDVEGVVNNVTSISSAVEEQSAVTGEVSVNMQSMAVSVESFTTTINQIKNGSMQVAGSVGRTREAAMVLAR
- a CDS encoding ferredoxin--NADP reductase, yielding MASNFNEETVTYVHHWTDTLFTFKTTRDPGFRFLNGQFAMIGLEVEGKPLVRAYSMVSANYDEELEFFSIKVPNGPLTSRLQHIKVGDKILVGRKPTGTLIHDNLLPGKNLWLLSTGTGLAPFMSVIRDYETYERYEKVILVHGCREVRELAYQEFIHNELPHNEFFGEEVQNKLLYYPTVTREEFTHQGRITELMESGKIYDDLGLEKPSLENDRFMLCGNPQMIADTRAMLLEWGGKEGNMNEPGHFVIEKAFVEK